One part of the Calypte anna isolate BGI_N300 chromosome 12, bCalAnn1_v1.p, whole genome shotgun sequence genome encodes these proteins:
- the GRM2 gene encoding metabotropic glutamate receptor 2 isoform X1: protein MADSLAAWLWLMCLAMCLAAGHGIAGKKEISTDGDLVIGGLFPVHEKGVGGEDCGKINEHRGIQRLEAMLFALDEINKDRSILPGVRLGAHILDTCSKDTYALEQSLDFVRASLTKVDGSEHICPDGSYAVHDDVPTAITGVIGGSYSDVSIQVANLLRLFQIPQISYASTSAKLSDKSRYDYFARTVPPDFYQAKAMAEILRFFNWTYVSTVASEGDYGETGIEAFEQEARMRNICIATSEKVGRSMNKKTFDGVVRALMQKPNARVVVMFTRSEDARELLAAAQRANVSFMWVASDGWGALESVVAGSEAVAEGAITIELAAYPIKEFVSYFLNLHPYNNSRNPWFREFWEQKFKCSLHTQDCSRYSLRTGKFEPESKITFVVNAVYAMAHSLHNMHRALCPNSTKLCDAMKPVNGKKFYKDFMLNVNFDAPFRPADTDSIVRFDRYGDGIGRYNIFNYHHMGGRYQYQKVGYWAEGLILNTSLIPWAETSIPVSQCSDPCKKNEIKSMQPGDICCWLCIPCQPYEYLLDEFTCMDCGLGYWPNETLNGCYELPQEYIRWKDVWAIGPVTISCLGFISTLFVFGVFMKNNDTPIVKASGRELCYILLTGVLMCYSMTFIFIAKPSTGVCTLRRLGLGTSFAVCYSALLTKTNRIARIFSGVKEGVQRPRFISPTSQVVICMALISCQLIIVIIWLLVEAPGTGKETEPDKRYIVTLKCNNRDSNMLISLTYNVLLIVLCTVYAFKTRKCPENFNEAKFIGFTMYTTCIIWLAFLPIFYVTSSDYRVQTTTMCISVSLSGTVVLGCLFTPKLHIILFQPQKNVASHRVGTARFSVAAASSSQSHGECSASQYVPTVCNGREVVDSTTSSL, encoded by the exons ATGGCGGACTCCTTGGCCGCCTGGCTATGGCTGATGTGCCTGGCCATGTGCCTGGCTGCTGGGCACGGCATAGCTGGCAAGAAGGAGATCAGCACAGATGGAGACCTGGTGATCGGGGGCCTCTTCCCTGTCCACGAGAAAGGAGTTGGGGGCGAAGACTGTGGCAAGATCAATGAGCACCGAGGCATCCAGCGCCTGGAGGCCATGCTCTTCGCCCTGGATGAGATCAACAAGGACAGGAGCATCCTGCCGGGAGTGAGGCTGGGCGCCCACATCCTTGACACCTGCTCCAAGGACACCTATGCCCTCGAGCAGTCCCTCGACTTTGTCCGTGCCTCCCTCACCAAGGTGGATGGCTCTGAGCATATCTGCCCTGATGGCTCCTACGCTGTTCACGATGATGTGCCCACCGCCATCACTGGTGTCATCGGGGGCTCCTACAGCGATGTTTCCATCCAG GTGGCCAACCTCCTGAGGCTCTTCCAGATCCCACAGATCAGCTACGCCTCCACCAGCGCTAAGCTCAGTGACAAGTCCCGCTACGACTACTTTGCCCGCACTGTCCCACCGGATTTCTACCAAGCCAAAGCCATGGCAGAGATCCTCCGCTTCTTCAACTGGACCTATGTGTCCACTGTGGCCTCAGAGGGTGACTACGGGGAGACGGGGATCGAGGCCTTTGAGCAAGAAGCCCGCATGCGCAACATCTGCATCGCCACCTCGGAGAAGGTGGGGCGCTCCATGAACAAGAAGACCTTCGACGGGGTGGTCCGGGCTCTGATGCAGAAGCCCAATGCCAGGGTGGTCGTGATGTTCACCCGAAGTGAAGATGCCCGTGAGCTGCTGGCGGCTGCCCAGAGAGCCAATGTGTCCTTCATGTGGGTGGCCAGTGATGGGTGGGGAGCCCTGGAGAGCGTGGTGGCTGGGAGTGAAGCGGTAGCAGAGGGAGCGATCACCATTGAGCTGGCAGCCTACCCCATCAAGGAGTTTGTTTCTTACTTCCTTAACCTCCACCCCTACAATAACAGCCGAAATCCCTGGTTTAGGGAGTTTTGGGAGCAGAAATTCAAGTGCAGCTTGCACACACAGGACTGCAGCCGGTACTCCCTCAGAACAGGCAAGTTTGAGCCAGAGTCCAAGATCACATTCGTGGTCAATGCGGTCTATGCCATGGCTCACTCTCTCCACAACATGCACCGGGCACTGTGTCCCAACTCCACCAAGCTCTGCGATGCCATGAAGCCTGTCAATGGCAAGAAGTTCTACAAGGACTTTATGCTCAATGTCAATTTTGACG CTCCATTCAGGCCAGCAGACACTGACAGCATCGTTCGATTCGACCGCTACGGAGATGGGATTGGGCGCTACAACATCTTCAACTATCACCACATGGGCGGGCGGTATCAGTACCAGAAAGTGGGCTACTGGGCAGAGGGGCTCATCCTCAACACCAGCCTCATCCCATGGGCTGAGACCTCCATCCCCGTATCCCAGTGCAGTGACCCCTGcaagaaaaatgagataaagAGCATGCAGCCTGGAGACAtatgctgctggctctgcatcCCCTGCCAGCCCTACGAGTACTTGCTGGATGAGTTCACCTGCATGGACTGTGGTCTTGGTTACTGGCCCAATGAGACCCTGAATGGGTGCTATGAGTTACCCCAAGAGTACATCCGCTGGAAAGATGTCTGGGCCATTGGTCCCGTCACTATCTCTTGCCTCGGTTTTATCTCAACCCTGTTTGTTTTTGGAGTCTTCATGAAGAACAATGACACCCCCATCGTGAAGGCCTCTGGCCGGGAGCTCTGCTATATTCTCCTGACAGGGGTCCTCATGTGCTACAGCATGACCTTCATCTTCATTGCAAAGCCTTCCACCGGGGTCTGCACTCTCCGTCGTCTGGGGTTGGGTACGTCCTTTGCTGTCTGTTATTCTGCCCTCTTGACCAAGACAAATCGCATTGCCAGGATCTTCAGTGGGGTGAAGGAGGGGGTCCAGCGCCCCCGGTTCATAAGCCCCACATCACAGGTGGTCATCTGCATGGCCCTCATCTCTTGCCAACTGATCATAGTCATCATCTGGCTGCTGGTGGAGGCCCCTGGCACAGGCAAGGAGACTGAGCCTGACAAGAGGTACATTGTCACTCTGAAGTGCAACAACCGTGACTCAAACATGCTCATTTCACTCACCTACAATGTCCTCTTGATTGTCCTCTGCACGGTTTATGCTTTCAAGACACGGAAATGCCCTGAAAACTTCAATGAGGCCAAATTCATCGGGTTCACCATGTACACAACCTGCATCATCTGGCTGGCCTTCCTGCCCATCTTTTATGTGACTTCCAGTGATTACCGA GTCCAGACCACCACCATGTGCATCTCAGTGAGCCTCAGTGGCACTGTGGTCCTTGGCTGCCTCTTTACCCCCAAGCTCCACATCATACTCTTCCAGCCTCAGAAGAACGTGGCCAGCCACCGCGTGGGCACTGCTCGGTTCAGTgtggcagctgccagctccagccagTCCCACGGTGAGT GCTCGGCCTCACAGTATGTGCCCACGGTGTGCAATGGTCGTGAGGTGGTGGACTCCACGACATCGTCCTTGTGA
- the GRM2 gene encoding metabotropic glutamate receptor 2 isoform X2, which translates to MADSLAAWLWLMCLAMCLAAGHGIAGKKEISTDGDLVIGGLFPVHEKGVGGEDCGKINEHRGIQRLEAMLFALDEINKDRSILPGVRLGAHILDTCSKDTYALEQSLDFVRASLTKVDGSEHICPDGSYAVHDDVPTAITGVIGGSYSDVSIQVANLLRLFQIPQISYASTSAKLSDKSRYDYFARTVPPDFYQAKAMAEILRFFNWTYVSTVASEGDYGETGIEAFEQEARMRNICIATSEKVGRSMNKKTFDGVVRALMQKPNARVVVMFTRSEDARELLAAAQRANVSFMWVASDGWGALESVVAGSEAVAEGAITIELAAYPIKEFVSYFLNLHPYNNSRNPWFREFWEQKFKCSLHTQDCSRYSLRTGKFEPESKITFVVNAVYAMAHSLHNMHRALCPNSTKLCDAMKPVNGKKFYKDFMLNVNFDAPFRPADTDSIVRFDRYGDGIGRYNIFNYHHMGGRYQYQKVGYWAEGLILNTSLIPWAETSIPVSQCSDPCKKNEIKSMQPGDICCWLCIPCQPYEYLLDEFTCMDCGLGYWPNETLNGCYELPQEYIRWKDVWAIGPVTISCLGFISTLFVFGVFMKNNDTPIVKASGRELCYILLTGVLMCYSMTFIFIAKPSTGVCTLRRLGLGTSFAVCYSALLTKTNRIARIFSGVKEGVQRPRFISPTSQVVICMALISCQLIIVIIWLLVEAPGTGKETEPDKRYIVTLKCNNRDSNMLISLTYNVLLIVLCTVYAFKTRKCPENFNEAKFIGFTMYTTCIIWLAFLPIFYVTSSDYRVQTTTMCISVSLSGTVVLGCLFTPKLHIILFQPQKNVASHRVGTARFSVAAASSSQSHGSASQYVPTVCNGREVVDSTTSSL; encoded by the exons ATGGCGGACTCCTTGGCCGCCTGGCTATGGCTGATGTGCCTGGCCATGTGCCTGGCTGCTGGGCACGGCATAGCTGGCAAGAAGGAGATCAGCACAGATGGAGACCTGGTGATCGGGGGCCTCTTCCCTGTCCACGAGAAAGGAGTTGGGGGCGAAGACTGTGGCAAGATCAATGAGCACCGAGGCATCCAGCGCCTGGAGGCCATGCTCTTCGCCCTGGATGAGATCAACAAGGACAGGAGCATCCTGCCGGGAGTGAGGCTGGGCGCCCACATCCTTGACACCTGCTCCAAGGACACCTATGCCCTCGAGCAGTCCCTCGACTTTGTCCGTGCCTCCCTCACCAAGGTGGATGGCTCTGAGCATATCTGCCCTGATGGCTCCTACGCTGTTCACGATGATGTGCCCACCGCCATCACTGGTGTCATCGGGGGCTCCTACAGCGATGTTTCCATCCAG GTGGCCAACCTCCTGAGGCTCTTCCAGATCCCACAGATCAGCTACGCCTCCACCAGCGCTAAGCTCAGTGACAAGTCCCGCTACGACTACTTTGCCCGCACTGTCCCACCGGATTTCTACCAAGCCAAAGCCATGGCAGAGATCCTCCGCTTCTTCAACTGGACCTATGTGTCCACTGTGGCCTCAGAGGGTGACTACGGGGAGACGGGGATCGAGGCCTTTGAGCAAGAAGCCCGCATGCGCAACATCTGCATCGCCACCTCGGAGAAGGTGGGGCGCTCCATGAACAAGAAGACCTTCGACGGGGTGGTCCGGGCTCTGATGCAGAAGCCCAATGCCAGGGTGGTCGTGATGTTCACCCGAAGTGAAGATGCCCGTGAGCTGCTGGCGGCTGCCCAGAGAGCCAATGTGTCCTTCATGTGGGTGGCCAGTGATGGGTGGGGAGCCCTGGAGAGCGTGGTGGCTGGGAGTGAAGCGGTAGCAGAGGGAGCGATCACCATTGAGCTGGCAGCCTACCCCATCAAGGAGTTTGTTTCTTACTTCCTTAACCTCCACCCCTACAATAACAGCCGAAATCCCTGGTTTAGGGAGTTTTGGGAGCAGAAATTCAAGTGCAGCTTGCACACACAGGACTGCAGCCGGTACTCCCTCAGAACAGGCAAGTTTGAGCCAGAGTCCAAGATCACATTCGTGGTCAATGCGGTCTATGCCATGGCTCACTCTCTCCACAACATGCACCGGGCACTGTGTCCCAACTCCACCAAGCTCTGCGATGCCATGAAGCCTGTCAATGGCAAGAAGTTCTACAAGGACTTTATGCTCAATGTCAATTTTGACG CTCCATTCAGGCCAGCAGACACTGACAGCATCGTTCGATTCGACCGCTACGGAGATGGGATTGGGCGCTACAACATCTTCAACTATCACCACATGGGCGGGCGGTATCAGTACCAGAAAGTGGGCTACTGGGCAGAGGGGCTCATCCTCAACACCAGCCTCATCCCATGGGCTGAGACCTCCATCCCCGTATCCCAGTGCAGTGACCCCTGcaagaaaaatgagataaagAGCATGCAGCCTGGAGACAtatgctgctggctctgcatcCCCTGCCAGCCCTACGAGTACTTGCTGGATGAGTTCACCTGCATGGACTGTGGTCTTGGTTACTGGCCCAATGAGACCCTGAATGGGTGCTATGAGTTACCCCAAGAGTACATCCGCTGGAAAGATGTCTGGGCCATTGGTCCCGTCACTATCTCTTGCCTCGGTTTTATCTCAACCCTGTTTGTTTTTGGAGTCTTCATGAAGAACAATGACACCCCCATCGTGAAGGCCTCTGGCCGGGAGCTCTGCTATATTCTCCTGACAGGGGTCCTCATGTGCTACAGCATGACCTTCATCTTCATTGCAAAGCCTTCCACCGGGGTCTGCACTCTCCGTCGTCTGGGGTTGGGTACGTCCTTTGCTGTCTGTTATTCTGCCCTCTTGACCAAGACAAATCGCATTGCCAGGATCTTCAGTGGGGTGAAGGAGGGGGTCCAGCGCCCCCGGTTCATAAGCCCCACATCACAGGTGGTCATCTGCATGGCCCTCATCTCTTGCCAACTGATCATAGTCATCATCTGGCTGCTGGTGGAGGCCCCTGGCACAGGCAAGGAGACTGAGCCTGACAAGAGGTACATTGTCACTCTGAAGTGCAACAACCGTGACTCAAACATGCTCATTTCACTCACCTACAATGTCCTCTTGATTGTCCTCTGCACGGTTTATGCTTTCAAGACACGGAAATGCCCTGAAAACTTCAATGAGGCCAAATTCATCGGGTTCACCATGTACACAACCTGCATCATCTGGCTGGCCTTCCTGCCCATCTTTTATGTGACTTCCAGTGATTACCGA GTCCAGACCACCACCATGTGCATCTCAGTGAGCCTCAGTGGCACTGTGGTCCTTGGCTGCCTCTTTACCCCCAAGCTCCACATCATACTCTTCCAGCCTCAGAAGAACGTGGCCAGCCACCGCGTGGGCACTGCTCGGTTCAGTgtggcagctgccagctccagccagTCCCACG GCTCGGCCTCACAGTATGTGCCCACGGTGTGCAATGGTCGTGAGGTGGTGGACTCCACGACATCGTCCTTGTGA